A part of Sus scrofa isolate TJ Tabasco breed Duroc chromosome 15, Sscrofa11.1, whole genome shotgun sequence genomic DNA contains:
- the TDRP gene encoding testis development-related protein isoform X2 encodes MLGYLTQGRLTCFSCLNVQGASFRGWKEVTSLFNKDDEQHLLERCKSPKSRGTNLRVKEELKTEKKSGFWDNLVLKQNVQSKKPDEIEGWEPPKLVLEDVAADSGDPPSDRPSRPGWEEDAKGSTKYTSLAGAGSSSRWSLKSAGKLVSIRRQSKGHLTDNWEELE; translated from the exons GTGCAGGGGGCGAGTTTCCGGGGTTGGAAAGAAGTGACTTCTCTGTTTAACAAGGATGATGAACAGCATCTGCTGGAAAGATGCAAGTCCCCCAAGTCCAGAGG AACTAACTTACGAGTGAAAGAAGAGTTGAAGACAGAGAAGAAGTCTGGATTTTGGGACAATTTGGTTTTAAAACAGAACGTGCAGTCTAAGAAACCAGATGAGATTGAAGGTTGGGAGCCTCCAAAACTTGTTCTTGAAGATGTAGCCGCCGACTCAGGGGACCCCCCGAGTGACCGTCCATCCCggccaggctgggaggaggaTGCCAAGGGCTCCACCAAGTACACCAGCCTGGCCGGCGCGGGGAGCAGCTCCCGCTGGAGCCTCAAGTCGGCCGGGAAGCTGGTCAGCATTCGCCGGCAGAGCAAAGGCCACCTGACGGATAACTGGGAAGAGTTGGAGTGA